DNA from Deltaproteobacteria bacterium:
CCAGGGTGCGTCTCCATGAATATCCAGACGGAACTTATGCCGTCTTCCATGGCCCCCGTAAGCTGGCTCAATATAGTGATCAGGGACAAATAGTAAATGGCCAACAAGAGGCCCCGCCCGGTGTCATGCCACTTGCAGCGCGACACTAATTGAAGGTGTCGCTTACAAGTGTCTCGCTAATGGGCTCCTTCGATTTATCGGTCAATTGATGTGCTACATAAACCGTGATAATCACTGAAGAGAGAAGTTCCTGGTCGCCTTGTGAACTCACCCCCAATGGTTGTTTGTTAACCTTGAAACATTCTCGGTTTGCTGGACAAACAAAACCCCGTGGGTAAATCCCAAGGGGTTTTGGTCGGTTATCTCTTTGTTAAGTTGTTAAGCTGATAGTTCTTGTAATTAATCACACCTCAAGCCAGGAGTCACTGAACAGGGTGTGGCCCAGGATGACCCTGGCCGTTTTGACATAGTCCACGGCCTCTTTTTCCATGGCTGCATAATCATACTCCTGTCTGTCCATGACCCCGTAAACCAGGTCCACGATGTCCTGACGCTCGCCGCGGCAGATGGACATGATCTGATCGTCAAAGCCGTCAACGATACAGGAATACATGCCATTACGCTGAAGCATGATCATGAAAGTCTGGTTGATGATGGGCCGCAGATCGTCTGGCACACCATTGGAAATGTTGGACAGGCCGCAGGTGGAGAGGCAACCCGGACCTTCCGGATCAATGGCCGCCACGATGTCAGGCAGCATCTGCATAAAGGTCAGGGTGCTCACGAGCTGTTCCTGCTGGATGTTCACCGGTGTGATAATGGGATCAACCCAGATATCCTGCATGGGCACGCCTTCAGAGATGGCAGCAAAAATGAGCTCCGTGGCCAGGTTGGCTCGCTCGTTTTCATCCCTGGGTAGGCCTTCCGGCCCCCACAGGAGTGCGATCATGTTCGACCCGGCTTCCTTGCACATGGGAATCATCTCGGTGTAACGCTCGGACCGGGCCATGATGGAGTTGATGATCGGCTTCTGCTTGCAAACCTTGAGACCGGCCCGAATAGCTATGATGTTCGATGTGTCAAGGGACAGCGGCGTGTCAGTCACCTCCTGGACCGTTTCCACGACCCAGGTTATGAGTTCATCTCCCTGCTTCCGCGCCGGGCCGAGGTTGATATCAATGTAATCAACCTCTTTCGCGGTCAGTTGTTCGGCCATCTCCTGAATTGGTTTCGGATCTCTTTCTTTGAAGGCCCGGCCAATTCGCGTGTTTATAACGTTGAGGTTCTCGCCGATGGTTTTCATAAAGCTGTTATCAGGCATTTTTTCACTCCTTAAAGAAATGCTTAGGGTTATCCAAGCTTATATTCCTTAAGAAACTTGGAGATATGAGCGGCTTCACGCGGCCCGATGGTGACGTTCCATCCAGGCAGCTCCTCCTCGAGGTCACCGAGGATGGAGGCGGCATATCCGGGAATAACCAGGTTCTGGTGACTGATCTTGTCCGCAAGGTCGCTCTTTTTGATGAACATGCCCACGGCGTCGCCGACAAATTTACCTGCCGCCCAGGCGGTCAGGACAGATAGACCTTCAGTATCCATGATGGCCAGCCAGGTCGGAACGCGGCTGGCCTCGATCTCTCCGGAAACGATAAAGTAAGTCAGGGAGAAGTTCGAGGTCACCAGGAGCGGGGAGTTTTTATCCGGGCCGTTGATTTCATAAATGCCTTGGGTCACCGTCATAGGCCTCTGCGGATCGGTGAAGATATTGAGCCGTTCGAGCAGAAGCGGGAAGACAACGGAGCCTTCAAAATCGGATAAAACAACCAGGCCGGCGTACTTGGCAATAAGCCCGGCGCTGATCGCCGTCTGCATGGCCAGACTGTCTGTCATTTCGCAGGGGAAGGTGATGGTCGGGAAGCCCAGGGACTTGTCCTGACTAAGCAGCGCGGCCCGACGAATGGCCACCGAGTCCTCGAAGGACTGCTTGACGGTCCGAGCCCCGCTGTCCAACACCAGGTCTTTCAGTCCCATTTCGGTCAGCCTGGTGGTCAGCGGTAGCAGGCCTTCAATATTTTCAGCCTTGACCGCCAGCGGGCAGTCGGCCGACTCGGCCACCTTGGCCATCTCCTCGACATTATCCGCCGTGGCAGCATATATCAGCGGGTTGGCGTCTCCAACAGCATCCAGGGCTTTTTTCATGACACCAGCGTCCTCACTCATCAAAATGAGGCTTAAATCACTCTTGTCCATGATGAGCTTGGCCGCCTGGGCAAACCTGGCGCCATCACCATTTACAGCTTTCAGGGCTATCATTTCCGGCCGTAAGTTCAAACCGACCCGTTCATACTGGTAGGCCATGTAGCGCTGGCATTTCTCTTCAATGGCGGCCGGGTCTGTATCGTCAGTGACCAGGGCCGCGATGCCAGTCGGACTAAAGAATGTCTTTTCGTGCCGAAAAAGAACCGTCTCCCCTCCCATCTTGAGGGCCGTATCGCCGTAACCTATGGTCAGCGGCCGAATCGGCGGGGCTGAGGCCTCTGCCAGCAAGGCCCTGGATTCTTCAGAAACATAAGGGCAGGCGTCCAGATCGGCCTTGCCCGCAGCCAGATTCATGGCAAAAGCAAGACAGGTCGGAACACCGCATTCCTTGCAGTTGGTCTTGGGCAGCAGTTTAAAAATCTCTATTCCAGTAAGAGCCATTCTGTACTCCTTGTTAAAGGGTTTGAATACGGCCCCCGGTCAATGACCGGAGGCCGTATCGAGGTTAGCCGATCAGCCCACAATGGGGTCCATGTTCAGGGCTGGATGCTCTTTTTCCTCGAGGAAAGACATAATCTCTTCCTCGGTGATGCCGACGGTTTCGTCGGCGATACGGTCGAGCAGATCCGAACATCCCAGTTCATCGCCTCTCCTGATAATACCTTCCTTCAGTTCCTCTTTAAGAGACTTGGGCATCCAGACCATGCGCAGCAGGCCGCCGTCACCCAGGATAAATTTCCTCTGGGTGGTATTATACTTGCCATGGCCTACAAAGCCGGGTGTGGATTGCCCGCCGCCGATGGTGCCTGCCAGGGTGCTGAACTTCATGCCGCAAGGGGTCTCGCCGGTGTAATCCCGGTGGACCGTCATAACGCCGTTGCATGCGGGCAGCACCGCGGCGATGCACTCGCAGCACCCGCAGGTTGTCATGGGGTCATGGACGATGCTGTAGAAGTTATAGTGGTCAATGGCCTGGCGGGAGGCCTGGAAAACGAAATCGTTGACGCCTTTCCACTGGCCTAACTTGGGGTCTATTATTTCGCCCTTCTCTACGGGCTGATTGGGTCCGGTGGGATTGATCTCGTAAGAGGCCTTACAATCCATCCAGTTGTAAGCCCCGCAGAGACCGGTCCGTTCCGGGCTGATCACACAGACATGGTTGGGGGCGAAACTCTGACAGAGCGTGCAGGAGTAATAGATCTCAGTCGTTTCGTCGGTCATGCCTTCCACACGGGCGTCGCGGGCATGGTAAATATCCTGAGCCTTGGCCACGATCTCGCCAACCTTGTCTTTCTCGGTGTAGAGGGTGATCTGGACCTTGTCAAAAACCGTACCGAAATCCTGGTGGAACTTGGCGTGAAGGATGGTTCCGATATGCTTGAGGGTAAAGCCCTTTTCCACGGCCTGCTCGCCGATGCGAATCCAGGAGATATCCCTCTGCCCGATATGCATGACGCCTTGGGCGTAGTTGATCAGATGGTGGATCTGTCGTTCCAGGATGGGTTCGAAGTCTTCCTGGAATTTCCGGCCGGCCACCTGCACGGTGATGGCCAGCGGCAGCCGGTCTCCTTTTTTCATATCCGGTATATCAGGGCCGATCAGCTCGACCTGACCATCCTCGACATCACCCATCTCGGCCATTTGCACCAGCTCGACGCACTGGGACCGGCCGCCGCCGATCTCCAGATAGAGGTCGTCCTTACGAATGCGCTCGCCTTCAAAGGCCGGGCCGTAGGACAGGGGGACATCAATCGAGGAAACGGTCGTTTTCAATCCCCGGACCTCAACCGACTTGGTAACGATTTCATCATGAATAACATTGGCGACCACGTGCTCGTAAGTGCAGACCCCGGTAGGCAAAACCTCGGGGATGTCCGTGTCGGCGATGGTGGGGAAGCCCCAGTTGATGGCGCCGGCCGCATTGGCCGCCCACTCTGCATTGACCTCGCCCAGGGCGTTGACAAAAGCGAAGACGCGATCTTTATTATACATGAGGTTGCCTTTATAATCACCCGGCTTGATCCCGCCAAAGGACATGGCCACGCGGTTGGCGAAACCAAGGGCGAACACCGCCGCGGATATGTCCGGGCCGAAAGGAACCAGGCGCGTGTTCCACCCGATCTGGACCCCGGCCTCGATCAACTGCTGGGCAAAGGTCGTGCCGCCCTGATTGGCGGCCATAAAGACATAAAGGTTGCGTTTCTGGTATTCCTCGGCGATCTGTTTGGCGATCTCCGGCGAAGGCGCCGCGCCGACGATGGCTGCAAAACCAGGAGCCGTGCCGTCCACGAACTCAATGCCGCGTTTCCTGAAGATCGTGTCCTCGGCCGCGCCAAGCCAGATCTTACCGTTATCCAGGTCCACCTCCTCGCTGACCAGATAGAAATTCGGGTCCTCGACGTAACGGAAGGCCTCCACCAGCTCTTCCGCAAAAATGGCCGCCATGCCGGCATCCAGAAGCGGCCCCAGATAAGGCAGGTGATTGCGGCCTTTGATATGAGGCGGCAGAAGCCCCCGGGCCACCTCCAAAGGCTTGGCCGCATCGGCCAGGGTCTTGACCGGAATGCCCAAAAGGGAATAGATAATAGGCAGGTAGTAGGCCGTGTTGGGGAACTCAAGTTTCTG
Protein-coding regions in this window:
- a CDS encoding dihydropteroate synthase, translating into MKTIGENLNVINTRIGRAFKERDPKPIQEMAEQLTAKEVDYIDINLGPARKQGDELITWVVETVQEVTDTPLSLDTSNIIAIRAGLKVCKQKPIINSIMARSERYTEMIPMCKEAGSNMIALLWGPEGLPRDENERANLATELIFAAISEGVPMQDIWVDPIITPVNIQQEQLVSTLTFMQMLPDIVAAIDPEGPGCLSTCGLSNISNGVPDDLRPIINQTFMIMLQRNGMYSCIVDGFDDQIMSICRGERQDIVDLVYGVMDRQEYDYAAMEKEAVDYVKTARVILGHTLFSDSWLEV
- a CDS encoding acetyl-CoA decarbonylase/synthase complex subunit gamma, whose amino-acid sequence is MALTGIEIFKLLPKTNCKECGVPTCLAFAMNLAAGKADLDACPYVSEESRALLAEASAPPIRPLTIGYGDTALKMGGETVLFRHEKTFFSPTGIAALVTDDTDPAAIEEKCQRYMAYQYERVGLNLRPEMIALKAVNGDGARFAQAAKLIMDKSDLSLILMSEDAGVMKKALDAVGDANPLIYAATADNVEEMAKVAESADCPLAVKAENIEGLLPLTTRLTEMGLKDLVLDSGARTVKQSFEDSVAIRRAALLSQDKSLGFPTITFPCEMTDSLAMQTAISAGLIAKYAGLVVLSDFEGSVVFPLLLERLNIFTDPQRPMTVTQGIYEINGPDKNSPLLVTSNFSLTYFIVSGEIEASRVPTWLAIMDTEGLSVLTAWAAGKFVGDAVGMFIKKSDLADKISHQNLVIPGYAASILGDLEEELPGWNVTIGPREAAHISKFLKEYKLG
- the cdhC gene encoding CO dehydrogenase/CO-methylating acetyl-CoA synthase complex subunit beta — its product is MSKLVAFAAIQGGYNIVQKAEGMYSQMLEKYGSDQKLEFPNTAYYLPIIYSLLGIPVKTLADAAKPLEVARGLLPPHIKGRNHLPYLGPLLDAGMAAIFAEELVEAFRYVEDPNFYLVSEEVDLDNGKIWLGAAEDTIFRKRGIEFVDGTAPGFAAIVGAAPSPEIAKQIAEEYQKRNLYVFMAANQGGTTFAQQLIEAGVQIGWNTRLVPFGPDISAAVFALGFANRVAMSFGGIKPGDYKGNLMYNKDRVFAFVNALGEVNAEWAANAAGAINWGFPTIADTDIPEVLPTGVCTYEHVVANVIHDEIVTKSVEVRGLKTTVSSIDVPLSYGPAFEGERIRKDDLYLEIGGGRSQCVELVQMAEMGDVEDGQVELIGPDIPDMKKGDRLPLAITVQVAGRKFQEDFEPILERQIHHLINYAQGVMHIGQRDISWIRIGEQAVEKGFTLKHIGTILHAKFHQDFGTVFDKVQITLYTEKDKVGEIVAKAQDIYHARDARVEGMTDETTEIYYSCTLCQSFAPNHVCVISPERTGLCGAYNWMDCKASYEINPTGPNQPVEKGEIIDPKLGQWKGVNDFVFQASRQAIDHYNFYSIVHDPMTTCGCCECIAAVLPACNGVMTVHRDYTGETPCGMKFSTLAGTIGGGQSTPGFVGHGKYNTTQRKFILGDGGLLRMVWMPKSLKEELKEGIIRRGDELGCSDLLDRIADETVGITEEEIMSFLEEKEHPALNMDPIVG